In one Takifugu flavidus isolate HTHZ2018 chromosome 9, ASM371156v2, whole genome shotgun sequence genomic region, the following are encoded:
- the dnajc4 gene encoding dnaJ homolog subfamily C member 4 isoform X1 has translation MLLEAQLRLCQTCFCCWKSGLRWLSQSYPHSKAVNYYDLLGVKSNASSNEIKNAFFEKSKKLHPDRDPDNPALHSQFVELNEAYRVLSKDPSRKEYDLRITQPYAQGQTFTSSSTHTSYNASRENLRYWAQFRQADAQDMSAEQRQKRRRRNLHLVGYCVITMLLSIGAHFIFFRKLEEVHNNFMDEKDRVITEMYNESKQRARANGFKKQTEILRQKHQEFLDKYKSRSDGEEK, from the exons ATGCTGTTGGAGGCTCAGCTGCGTCTTTGTCAGACCTGCTTTTGTTGCTGGAAAAGTGGGCTGCGATGGCTGTCCCAAAGTTACCCACACAG CAAAGCTGTGAACTACTATGATCTCCTGGGAGTCAAATCTAATGCCAGctccaatgaaataaaaaatgcGTTTTTTGAGAAATCCAAGAAG ctgcacccgGACAGAGACCCAGACAACCCAGCACTGCACAGCCAGTTTGTTGAGCTGAACGAGGCCTACAGAGTCCTGAGTAAAGACCCCAGCAGGAAGGAGTATGACCTCAGAATCACACAGCCGTACGCTCAAGGTCAGACCTTCACATCTTCCTCCACTCACACCTCCTACAATGCCAG TAGGGAAAACTTGCGTTACTGGGCGCAGTTCCGTCAGGCTGACGCACAGGACATGTCAGCAGAGCAGCGACAAAAGCGGCGGAGAAGGAACTTGCATCTGGTCGGTTACTGCGTCATCACCATGCTGCTCAGCATCGGAGCCcacttcatcttcttcag GAAGTTGGAAGAAGTCCATAACAACTTCATGGACGAGAAAGATCGAGTCATCACAGAAATGTACAACGAATCCAAGCAGAGGGCCAG GGCCAACGGGTTTAAGAAGCAGACGGAAATCCTCCGGCAGAAACATCAGGAGTTTCTGGACAAGTACAAAAGTCGCAGCGATGGGGAAGAGAAGTAG
- the dnajc4 gene encoding dnaJ homolog subfamily C member 4 isoform X2, with protein MLLEAQLRLCQTCFCCWKSGLRWLSQSYPHSKAVNYYDLLGVKSNASSNEIKNAFFEKSKKLHPDRDPDNPALHSQFVELNEAYRVLSKDPSRKEYDLRITQPYAQGQTFTSSSTHTSYNARENLRYWAQFRQADAQDMSAEQRQKRRRRNLHLVGYCVITMLLSIGAHFIFFRKLEEVHNNFMDEKDRVITEMYNESKQRARANGFKKQTEILRQKHQEFLDKYKSRSDGEEK; from the exons ATGCTGTTGGAGGCTCAGCTGCGTCTTTGTCAGACCTGCTTTTGTTGCTGGAAAAGTGGGCTGCGATGGCTGTCCCAAAGTTACCCACACAG CAAAGCTGTGAACTACTATGATCTCCTGGGAGTCAAATCTAATGCCAGctccaatgaaataaaaaatgcGTTTTTTGAGAAATCCAAGAAG ctgcacccgGACAGAGACCCAGACAACCCAGCACTGCACAGCCAGTTTGTTGAGCTGAACGAGGCCTACAGAGTCCTGAGTAAAGACCCCAGCAGGAAGGAGTATGACCTCAGAATCACACAGCCGTACGCTCAAGGTCAGACCTTCACATCTTCCTCCACTCACACCTCCTACAATGCCAG GGAAAACTTGCGTTACTGGGCGCAGTTCCGTCAGGCTGACGCACAGGACATGTCAGCAGAGCAGCGACAAAAGCGGCGGAGAAGGAACTTGCATCTGGTCGGTTACTGCGTCATCACCATGCTGCTCAGCATCGGAGCCcacttcatcttcttcag GAAGTTGGAAGAAGTCCATAACAACTTCATGGACGAGAAAGATCGAGTCATCACAGAAATGTACAACGAATCCAAGCAGAGGGCCAG GGCCAACGGGTTTAAGAAGCAGACGGAAATCCTCCGGCAGAAACATCAGGAGTTTCTGGACAAGTACAAAAGTCGCAGCGATGGGGAAGAGAAGTAG
- the nudt22 gene encoding uridine diphosphate glucose pyrophosphatase NUDT22 isoform X2, with translation MMDPDVSVLLHCAVWRGLLESQVQVELSERFNRQTDTLLESEILAVWTERVSKEPWLFNGSKFRLHSFCLVSPPSASLSSCCNQLPHVPILEAQDEQNSEPDSWTKGEENFSAGDSLHNSPLWSLNETNKYQNQRKRSEKPVDEESEPLLTLRLGLTCYKDYLGTNWSNRVSELCQMGETEFGDPWTFLAQPLGVGAILCTRDQQVVLIRRSHKVAEAGGLLDIPGGHPEPKVVCEQLGRAVCEEQIMLDMMEQKAVVSELFSSVCVEIRDEVNIPLGCLRQPVLMGVALNHTSAGRPSAEFYVSCSLTSEEVRKLYWKGGAEASESTDIIFLSQQEVLELDRHSPLWTELCPSAKGAMLLYQTVKPDGETVIKPQRRTDKQHQQVHEGVQIP, from the exons ATGATGGACCCCGacgtgtctgtgctgctgcactGTGCAGTCTGGAGGGGGCTGCTGGAGTCCCAAGTACAAGTAGAACTCTCTGAAAG ATTTAACAGGCAGACTGACACACTTTTAGAAAGTGAAATCTTGGCGGTGTGGACAGAACGGGTGTCTAAAGAACCGTGGCTATTCAATGGGTCCAAGTTCAGACTGCACTCTTTCTGCTTGGTGTCTCCTCCTAGTGCTTCACTGTCATCTTGCTGTAACCAGTTGCCCCATGTCCCTATTTTAGAGGCGCAGGATGAGCAGAACAGTGAACCTGACAGTTGGACAAAGGGGGAGGAGAATTTCTCTGCTGGGGATTCTTTGCACAACTCTCCTTTGTGGAGTTTGAATGAAACCAACAAATATCAGAACCAGAGGAAAAGATCCGAGAAGCCAGTAGATGAAGAGTCCGAGCCCCTCCTCACCCTGAGACTTGGTCTCACCTGCTACAAGGACTATCTGGGGACCAACTGGTCCAACAGAGTGTCAGAGCTGTGTCAGATGGGAGAGACCGAGTTTGGAGACCCTTGGACTTTTTTGGCTCAGCCTCTTGGCGTGGGCGCCATCCTGTGTACACGGGACCAGCAGGTGGTGTTGATCAGGAGGAGCCACAAGGTGGCAGAGGCAGGTGGGCTCCTGGACATACCGGGAGGTCACCCAGAGCCAAAG GTGGTGTGTGAGCAGCTCGGCCGTgcggtgtgtgaggagcagatcATGCTGGACATGATGGAGCAGAAAGCAGTCGTCTCTGAGCTGTTCTCATCAGTGTGTGTAGAGATCAGGGACGAG GTGAACATTCCACTCGGGTGCCTCAGACAGCCGGTCCTAATGGGCGTCGCCTTGAATCACACGAGTGCTGGAAGGCCCAGTGCTGAGTTCTATGTCAG CTGCTCGCTAACATCTGAGGAAGTCAGAAAGTTGTACTGgaaaggaggagctgaagccaGCGAGTCCACCGACATCATCTTCCTGAGCCAACAG GAGGTGTTGGAGCTGGACAGACACAGCCCTCTGTGGACAGAGCTCTGTCCTTCAGCTAAAGGAGCCATGTTGCTTTATCAGACAGTGAAGCCTGATGGGGAAACAGTCATCAAACCACAGCGGAGGACAGATAAACAGCATCAGCAAGTGCATGAGGGAGTCCAAATACCATAA
- the nudt22 gene encoding uridine diphosphate glucose pyrophosphatase NUDT22 isoform X1, whose amino-acid sequence MSNYSSTFCQEEETPCVPQTTDPQLWDHRQGPPDGSLMMDPDVSVLLHCAVWRGLLESQVQVELSERFNRQTDTLLESEILAVWTERVSKEPWLFNGSKFRLHSFCLVSPPSASLSSCCNQLPHVPILEAQDEQNSEPDSWTKGEENFSAGDSLHNSPLWSLNETNKYQNQRKRSEKPVDEESEPLLTLRLGLTCYKDYLGTNWSNRVSELCQMGETEFGDPWTFLAQPLGVGAILCTRDQQVVLIRRSHKVAEAGGLLDIPGGHPEPKVVCEQLGRAVCEEQIMLDMMEQKAVVSELFSSVCVEIRDEVNIPLGCLRQPVLMGVALNHTSAGRPSAEFYVSCSLTSEEVRKLYWKGGAEASESTDIIFLSQQEVLELDRHSPLWTELCPSAKGAMLLYQTVKPDGETVIKPQRRTDKQHQQVHEGVQIP is encoded by the exons ATGAGTAATtactcctcaaccttctgtcaAGAGGAAGAAACTCCGTGTGTACCACAAACTACAG ACCCACAGCTGTGGGACCACAGACAGGGACCACCTGATGGTTCACTGATGATGGACCCCGacgtgtctgtgctgctgcactGTGCAGTCTGGAGGGGGCTGCTGGAGTCCCAAGTACAAGTAGAACTCTCTGAAAG ATTTAACAGGCAGACTGACACACTTTTAGAAAGTGAAATCTTGGCGGTGTGGACAGAACGGGTGTCTAAAGAACCGTGGCTATTCAATGGGTCCAAGTTCAGACTGCACTCTTTCTGCTTGGTGTCTCCTCCTAGTGCTTCACTGTCATCTTGCTGTAACCAGTTGCCCCATGTCCCTATTTTAGAGGCGCAGGATGAGCAGAACAGTGAACCTGACAGTTGGACAAAGGGGGAGGAGAATTTCTCTGCTGGGGATTCTTTGCACAACTCTCCTTTGTGGAGTTTGAATGAAACCAACAAATATCAGAACCAGAGGAAAAGATCCGAGAAGCCAGTAGATGAAGAGTCCGAGCCCCTCCTCACCCTGAGACTTGGTCTCACCTGCTACAAGGACTATCTGGGGACCAACTGGTCCAACAGAGTGTCAGAGCTGTGTCAGATGGGAGAGACCGAGTTTGGAGACCCTTGGACTTTTTTGGCTCAGCCTCTTGGCGTGGGCGCCATCCTGTGTACACGGGACCAGCAGGTGGTGTTGATCAGGAGGAGCCACAAGGTGGCAGAGGCAGGTGGGCTCCTGGACATACCGGGAGGTCACCCAGAGCCAAAG GTGGTGTGTGAGCAGCTCGGCCGTgcggtgtgtgaggagcagatcATGCTGGACATGATGGAGCAGAAAGCAGTCGTCTCTGAGCTGTTCTCATCAGTGTGTGTAGAGATCAGGGACGAG GTGAACATTCCACTCGGGTGCCTCAGACAGCCGGTCCTAATGGGCGTCGCCTTGAATCACACGAGTGCTGGAAGGCCCAGTGCTGAGTTCTATGTCAG CTGCTCGCTAACATCTGAGGAAGTCAGAAAGTTGTACTGgaaaggaggagctgaagccaGCGAGTCCACCGACATCATCTTCCTGAGCCAACAG GAGGTGTTGGAGCTGGACAGACACAGCCCTCTGTGGACAGAGCTCTGTCCTTCAGCTAAAGGAGCCATGTTGCTTTATCAGACAGTGAAGCCTGATGGGGAAACAGTCATCAAACCACAGCGGAGGACAGATAAACAGCATCAGCAAGTGCATGAGGGAGTCCAAATACCATAA
- the si:ch211-107m4.1 gene encoding heterogeneous nuclear ribonucleoprotein U-like protein 2, whose translation MKLDDIKKLKVPELRSKLKELGLDAKGLKAELATRLWSASEARTCGDFEEKLKQNDTMVNDGISMIQTADTLEPPAEPRKEETDASARKDRCKELADSATQTETHPDLCAAQEASELIPACVPQHQVGGEEVDMQQGGEEDCEESSRAQPPDVRGRGRAFYEFKEEIRYKRARSPKAAANLDYTQAQDEDKVQINPHDSHLHFEVHPDGSGGQPRFWDRFPLLWSGCRLTHGVLQGRVGFEVRVERTWSTTQLDYKDDKCPHGLRVGWSTPDTSLLLGRDEESFAYDGRGIKASGGTEQEFGEPFSVGDIIGCYASFSTDATEISFHKNGRFMGVAFSLRSPALLGRPLFPHVLCKGCSVRFHLDPTGPPWYPGRTGFTPLVTLPSGQSVHSTFAPRSGAQCEVLLMVGLPGSGKSRWARTHTKQHPDKLYRLLGTEELLSCMITGGQREHQLQQAAQCLTDLIKLAAQTPGNYILDQCNILFSARRYKLQLFGGFRRKVVVVFPSAGEWKRRLSEHQTGGCEPIPETALLKLQVSCSLPEQQSDLLEELLYVELPQEQAQKLLQEYKDEAHRLLPPIPKPEKKRPKLHKKRPYPHRTQWAACRGLNDTRLNTQTSAQHLRYWNVAYQDPGYYYYRDYNDVGYW comes from the exons ATGAAGTTAGACGACATCAAAAAATTAAAAGTGCCCGAGCTTCGGTCGAAGCTAAAAGAACTTGGGTTGGACGCCAAAGGACTAAAAGCTGAACTAGCCACTAGGCTGTGGTCCGCTTCAGAGGCAAGAACATGTGGAGATTTTGAGGAAAAGTTAAAACAAAATGACACCATGGTCAACGATGGCATCTCAATGATACAGACCGCGGACACCCTTGAACCACCCGCAGAACCACGGAAGGAGGAAACCGATGCCTCCGCTAGAAAGGACCGCTGCAAAGAGCTCGCAGACTCCGCCACGCAGACAGAGACCCATCCCGACCTGTGTGCAGCACAGGAAGCCTCCGAACTCATCCCAGCGTGTGTCCCACAACATcaggtgggaggagaagaggttGACATGCAGCAGGGGGGCGAAGAGGATTGCGAGGAGTCCAGTAGAGCTCAGCCGCCGGATGTGAGGGGCAGGGGGAGAGCTTTCTACGAGTTCAAAGAAGAGATCCGATACAAAAG AGCCAGATCCCCAAAAGCTGCTGCCAACCTGGATTACACACAAGCACAGGATGAAGATAAAGTTCAAATAAATCCAC ATGACAGCCACCTTCACTTTGAGGTGCATCCTGATGGCTCCGGCGGGCAGCCGCGCTTCTGGGATCGATTCCCGCTGTTGTGGTCGGGCTGCAGGCTCACCCATGGAGTGCTGCAGGGCAGGGTGGGCTTTGAGGTGAGGGTGGAGAGGACGTGGTCGACTACACAGCTGGACTATAAAGATGATAAGTGCCCACATGGACTGAGAGTAGGCTGGTCAACGCCTGACACCTCTCTACTGCTGG GTAGAGATGAAGAGTCTTTTGCGTATGACGGACGTGGTATAAAAGCGTCAGGTGGGACAGAGCAGGAATTTGGGGAGCCCTTCTCTGTGGGGGACATCATTGGGTGCTACGCT TCTTTCTCTACAGATGCTACTGAGATCTCTTTCCATAAGAATGGCCGTTTCATGGGGGTAGCTTTTTCGTTGAGAAGCCCTGCATTATTAGGTCGTCCTCTGTTTCCTCACGTCCTCTGTAAAGGCTGTTCCGTCAGGTTCCACCTGGACCCCACAGGTCCTCCCTGGTACCCTGGTCGCACAGGCTTTACACCACTGGTAACTCTTCCGTCTGGACAGTCGGTGCACAGCACGTTTGCTCCTAGATCTGGAGCACAGTGTGAG GTGTTATTAATGGTCGGTCTTCCTGGTTCTGGTAAGAGCCGCTGGGCCCGGACTCACACAAAGCAACATCCGGACAAACTTTACAGACTGTTGGGCACGGAGGAGCTGCTGTCATGTATGATT aCTGGTGGACAGAGGGAGCACCAGTTGCAGCAGGCTGCTCAGTGTCTGACAGATTTGATCAAGCTGGCTGCACAGACTCCTGGCAATTACATTCTTGATCAG tgcAACATCCTCTTCTCTGCACGTCGGTACAAGCTACAGCTGTTTGGTGGTTTCAGGAGGAAGGTGGTGGTCGTCTTTCCTTCGGCTGGCGAGTGGAAAAGGCGTCTGTCTGAGCACCAGACGGGTGGCTGTGAGCCGATTCCTGAGACCGCACTGCTCAAACTACAAG TCAGCTGCAGTcttccagagcagcagagcgacctgctggaggagctgctgtacGTGGAGCTGCCTCAGGAACAGgcccagaagctgctgcaggagtacAAGGACGAGGCTCACCGGCTGCTGCCCCCCATCCccaaaccagagaagaagagacccAAACTTCACAAAAAAAGACCCTACCCTCACAGGACGCAGTGGGCTGCTTGTCGGG gCCTGAATGACACGAGACTCAACACGCAGACGTCGGCACAGCATCTGAGATAT tggAATGTGGCCTATCAGGACCCTGGCTACTACTACTACAGAGACTATAATGATGTTGGTTACTGGTga